The genomic window ttaatattgaaaaatctcataaaatcacattttctaagcttcaaaaccccctcaacacctcttatcatatcaattatacatatcttgcttcgTGTGATGTGATAAACGATTTAAGGGTCTTCTTTGATTTTAAGCTTAATTTTATCGCGCACCTAAATTATGCCATTTCCAATTCacttgctatgctcgcttttgttagacgtcactcatcgcacttcactgacccatatactcttaagattttatactctgcgtttgtacggtccaaattagattatgcctcttttatttgcagttcatataaatcgagtggagagggttcaacaaatttttgtgcttttcgcgctacattcactcaatttctcagaccccaaaccatcatacgtctcacgctgtcgtttgattagtctctgtccattaagtgacagaggtacgtTTCAGACAGCTTCATTTATCTTTGATCTCGTTAATGGACAAATTGACTGTCCGtttcttctagaaagaatacattttaatgttccttgcaggaaGTTTCGCCGTTGCAAAATGTTTCATGTTGACTTTAGTAGGACATTATATAGTGCCAATGCGCCTCTCGTTAGAACGCTGTCTGACATTAACTATCTCGCCTCCCTTTTGGATTTAGACTTTTCTAGGGCGAAACATGTATTTCAAACCCAattaaaaaacttctttttttgtaaggaatctaaataattacctagtatatatttgttaatttagtttcctaagctttaattttgtcaATTACTTCTATATAAACACTATTAGTTCTGTGaagtctgtaagaaactttgtatttcttgacttactaAAATGAATATATATAAACGTGTAAATAATTACAAGGTTATtccgtcttgcaacagaattaagcttcttcttacattcttgaacaacctTTGagttttcgtttgctttctctATTCCATTCTATTCTCGTTTAAGTACCAACCGGCTGCAAAacatatttcattcttggatccATCgggaaagaaaatatccgtcaaacctctttCAATGCACTCTGGATCTTTGACGTCAAATTtggcatcaaatttccttccaaatgaagcTATGGACCTTATGTCGTCTCtaagtgcaaaaacaatgaatactgctcagatagcatcttAAAGAATTCTCTGTGTTTCGAAGTTTCGTTTTCGtaccagaaaatatatttatggagTACACACATTGCATTTATTGCTTCCTCTtttatcttaagatccagggggagcaaatcaggCTAAGAATTTAAGGCATcgccggaggttgtactcatggcacccgtaagTATGAACATACTTACAAGTTTAAAAactgattttcttttatcaGATCTAAGACCGCAAGACCACATTGCGCAGCTCAACGGTTCCGCTTAGTGAAGGCCCAAATACTCAAATCACCACATCCTCAACAGATAAAACTAATGGCTGataacatttcaattttttttttttttttaattttacaattttattatatttatttaaaccaTTAAAACCTTACTCACACTTAATGATGAACGTACGTATTTGCATGGGATTTAAAACTATATCGAATTTGTTCGCCGCATCGTCCCTCGTCGCTGACAGTGGGGCGTATGAGGCTTTGTAATATTCAGGTTCTGTAACCTTTGAGCCATCCAGCTGAAATTTGAAGCGACTCATTTCACTCAAACCTAAACTACCGTCCAATGTGGTTTCCCGTATCTCCACACCGGCCAATTGGTCAAAAATCGGACGCAAATTGAAAGCAACAGCATCAGTTTCACTACTGTCCATGAAATTCTCTAGGCGTATTAAACGCTCATTTGCGTTGAATGGCTCTAAAGTTAATAAATTTACAGATTCCGGTAGATTGAAAGCAGCAATTTCAGGCGCCTCATTAGTAGCCTTGGCAGCGCTGCTAAAGAATTTCCAATAAGGTAAGTGAATCTGCTGCTGCATAATGCGTTCGTTACGCGATGGTTTATCCTCTACATTGCCCAACACCAGATAAGTTTTACCACGTGCCACCACGCCCTGACCGAAAGCAGTCTCATTCAATGCCTCACCAACACCAAAAGCATCATCTAGCAAAAGGCGCCGGTGCAGCATAAGCTCAAGCACGCCATCCTTCAAACTGCTACCACCCTGAGCCCGATCATTGAGTAATGCAATGCGTTTCTTGTCATCTTCAATGGCTATACGAGCAGTGATTGGATAATAATTACCCGAAACAGTCTCATTTAGATTAGGTGTAAAGTATTCACGTCGATTACGTACACGTCGCAACATTTCGCGGCCGTTGGAGTCGGTATAGAAAACGCCATTCGAATTGATGTTGCTGGTGAAACGAGTAATCACCTCCTTGCCGATGTTGTCATCGATTGGTATAGGGCCGACAAGCCATTCAAATTCAACACGATTGACACCTTCGTAAATACGAATCACCTGTGACACCCAATCATTGAATTTCTGATGCACCTCTTTCACTTGAGTACCCTCGTAAATCATGAAGCTGACTAAATCACCAATGAGTAACTCACTGCCGTTAGGACGGAAGATGTAAGCGCCTGAAGATTGATTCTTGGGCTCAGCATTATTACCAGCTGCACCCTTGTAATAGTAAAAGTCTTGACGAATATTTTCGCTAAAGCCATTCATCTCAACGCGGGAGAGATGACCAGTGGAGTCAAGGACCAGCTTAACCAACTGAAAGTAAAAGGGAGGTAGGCGAGTCATATTTTTTCGCTCACATTAGTTCTTTTTAAGATTTGATCTTTCTGTTTTTCATGCTTACCGAATTTTCCACAATGATCTCAGATCTTGGTTGGTCATCTTTTAGCTCTTCAGAGGTGCGTGGATCACCTCTCCTTTGAATATAGTAGCTACGTAATTTCTCCACGTATGCCGGGAAAATAAGTTCATGTGTGGCATCGTTTGGACGGAAACTCAAACTCTGCACCTCACTGGGTATAGGCAGCAAATCGGAAGTGATAACGCGaccttaaagaaaattaattattttagtacttttaataattttccgtCTAACTCAATGAATTTGAGCGTGCTCGAAGCCCACTGTGGGCATAAAAGAccaaaaaataaagggtatttttttcaaatagtacATAGTCGTAGTTGGGAAGATctggtggagaagaacttggcttcacttggggtTTCTAACTGCCGAGGGttatcacgagaaagaaacgactggtgcgcttggTTAAACTCGACCagaatcgcttaagcggttatcgcgccaatcaagaagaaaaaatcGCCTCTCGACAAGCAATAGCtagcctctgagtgtattttcaccatgaaaaagctccccataaaaccCACCCTCAATCCGGACGCGCCATAAACGAGTAGagcgctccatttgtggaaaaatatttataaagacgcacacaacaaattttaaaagaaccTCGACCACACACCCAATGAAGGATATGCACCGCTTATAAATAcattcatataaaatttaaaacaaataaataccaaaTCCTCTTCTTACCCGTATCATCAGTCACAACGTAAGCCTCATTCTGCACTGGTACACGCACATATTGGGTCGAGGCCCACGCAAGTGGATTGAATAAGGTGACAACGAACCGATTCTTCTCATTCTTAGTAAAGTCACAAACACTGATGTTCAACTGCAGGCAACTGACGAATTCGCC from Anastrepha ludens isolate Willacy chromosome 5, idAnaLude1.1, whole genome shotgun sequence includes these protein-coding regions:
- the LOC128865222 gene encoding lysosomal alpha-mannosidase-like translates to MKPLGGVATLLVVFAVVLREQQIQAACGYANCPEGKPNMINVHLVPHSHDDVGWLKTVDQYYYGARNSIQMAGVQYILDTVVQELLKDANRRFIYVESAFFFKWFNEQTADVQAQVKTLVNDGRLEFAGGAWSMNDEAAVHYQSVIDQFTLGLKQLQDNLGTCGRPHVGWQIDPFGHSREMASLFAQMGFDGEFFARMDSVEKDVRTKNLDAEMVWQASEDLGDQAELFTGLLYHHYSAPPGFCFDSTCNDAPIVDGDSYDNNVKERVNTFIEYIHNVTIHYRDTNVLIPMGDDFNYQNAAMNFKNMDKLIKYVNKRQSRGSIVNIFYSTPACYLKAVHQSPLTWPTKTEDFFPYSTDRHTYWTGYYSSRPTQKRFERDGNHLLQVTKQLTTLANLTGTDVDRNLDKLRHAMGVMQHHDAITGTEKQHVAEDYDRLLAAAIEAAQSNAQSALQKLTGLTNGEFVSCLQLNISVCDFTKNEKNRFVVTLFNPLAWASTQYVRVPVQNEAYVVTDDTGRVITSDLLPIPSEVQSLSFRPNDATHELIFPAYVEKLRSYYIQRRGDPRTSEELKDDQPRSEIIVENSLVKLVLDSTGHLSRVEMNGFSENIRQDFYYYKGAAGNNAEPKNQSSGAYIFRPNGSELLIGDLVSFMIYEGTQVKEVHQKFNDWVSQVIRIYEGVNRVEFEWLVGPIPIDDNIGKEVITRFTSNINSNGVFYTDSNGREMLRRVRNRREYFTPNLNETVSGNYYPITARIAIEDDKKRIALLNDRAQGGSSLKDGVLELMLHRRLLLDDAFGVGEALNETAFGQGVVARGKTYLVLGNVEDKPSRNERIMQQQIHLPYWKFFSSAAKATNEAPEIAAFNLPESVNLLTLEPFNANERLIRLENFMDSSETDAVAFNLRPIFDQLAGVEIRETTLDGSLGLSEMSRFKFQLDGSKVTEPEYYKASYAPLSATRDDAANKFDIVLNPMQIRTFIIKCE